From Ficedula albicollis isolate OC2 chromosome 20, FicAlb1.5, whole genome shotgun sequence, one genomic window encodes:
- the RBM12 gene encoding RNA-binding protein 12, which translates to MAVVIRLQGLPIVAGTMDIRHFFSGLTIPDGGVHIVGGELGEAFIVFATDEDARLGMMRTGGTIKGSKVTLLLSSKTEMQNMIELSRRRFETANLDMPPANASRSGPPPSSGMSGRVNLPTTVPNFSNPSPSVVTASTTVHESNKNISTFSTASIGTAPPNLGSTFGSPTFSSTIPSTASPMNTVPPPPIPPIPAMPSLPPMPSIPPIPVPPPVPTLPPVPPVPPIPPVPPVPPMTPLPPISGMPPMNPPPVAPLPTGMNGSGAAVNMNSGLNPLFIGPMNPVNPIQMNSQGSVKPIPINPDDLYVSVHGMPFTATESDVKDFFLGLRVDAIHMLKDHVGRNNGNGLVKFFSPQDTFEALKRNRMLMIQRYVEVSPATERQWVAAGGHITFKQTMGPSGQAHPPPQPHPRSKSPTGQKRSRSRSPHEHGFCVYLKGLPFESENKHVIDFFKKLDIVEDSIYIAYGPNGKAIGEGFVEFRNEADYKAALCHHKQYIGNRFIQVHPITKKAMLEKIDVIRKRLQNFSYDQREILMNAEGESGLPKLCAHISNIPYNITKIEILQFLEGLAVEENSVQILVDNNGQGLGQALVQFKAEDDARKAERLHRKKLNGRDVNLRLITVEEMRDIERNPPSQGKKILKIPMQGSAAVPGAQGPAGDEHAFLGGNAKEANNGPPFNFPGNFSGSGTFGPPLPPPGIGGFPDSRPGIPTVAASGLPGASIEVPGFAGGPANLSGPAGFAGGPQTFGNGPGNLGGPPAFGAGPPAIASGLGHLSGPPGFGPGPGNIHIGGPPGFGTGSGKPGPTVIKVQNMPFTVSVDEILDFFYGYQVIPGSVCLKYNEKGMPTGEAMVAFESRDEAMAAVVDLNDRPIGSRKVKLVLG; encoded by the coding sequence ATGGCTGTGGTCATCCGCTTGCAAGGTCTCCCGATTGTGGCGGGGACCATGGACATTCGCCACTTCTTCTCTGGATTGACCATTCCCGATGGGGGCGTGCATATTGTAGGGGGTGAACTGGGTGAGGCTTTCATCGTTTTTGCCACTGATGAAGATGCAAGGCTTGGTATGATGCGCACAGGTGGTACAATTAAAGGGTCAAAAGTAACGTTGTTGCTGAGCAGtaaaactgaaatgcagaacaTGATAGAGCTCAGTCGTAGGCGTTTTGAAACTGCCAATCTAGATATGCCACCAGCAAATGCTAGCAGGTCGGGACCACCACCTAGTTCTGGAATGAGTGGAAGGGTTAACTTACCTACTACTGTACCTAACTTTAGTAATCCTTCTCCTAGTGTAGTAACTGCTTCTACTACGGTGcatgaaagcaataaaaacataTCCACATTTTCTACTGCCAGTATTGGGACTGCACCTCCAAATCTTGGGAGTACCTTTGGCAGTCCAACATTTAGCTCAACTATACCTAGCACAGCATCCCCAATGAACACAGTACCTCCTCCACCAATCCCTCCTATCCCAGCTATGCCATCTTTGCCACCAATGCCTTCTATTCCCCCTATACCTGTTCCACCTCCTGTACCCACACTGCCTCCTGTTCCTCCAGTTCCTCCAAtaccccctgtgccccctgtACCTCCAATGACGCCTCTGCCTCCCATATCAGGAATGCCTCCTATGAATCCTCCACCTGTAGCACCCTTACCCACTGGAATGAatgggtctggagcagcagtgaatATGAACAGCGGCTTGAATCCATTGTTTATCGGTCCCATGAATCCTGTAAATCCTATCCAGATGAATTCTCAAGGTAGTGTCAAGCCAATTCCAATCAATCCTGATGATTTGTATGTCAGCGTTCATGGAATGCCCTTTACTGCAACAGAATCTGATGTGAAAGACTTTTTCCTTGGGCTCCGTGTGGATGCAATCCATATGCTGAAGGATCATGTAGGTCGAAATAATGGAAATGGACTAGTtaagtttttttctcctcaagaTACCTTTGAAGCACTGAAGCGAAACAGAATGCTGATGATTCAGCGCTATGTTGAAGTTAGTCCTGCAACAGAGAGACAGTGGGTAGCTGCTGGAGGCCACATAACTTTCAAGCAAACCATGGGTCCCTCTGGGCAGGCacatcctcctccccagcctcatCCTAGGTCCAAATCTCCCACTGGACAGAAAAGGTCGCGGTCGAGATCTCCCCATGAGCACggtttctgtgtttatttgaaaGGTCTTCCCTTTGAATCTGAGAACAAACACgtgatagatttttttaaaaagctggatATAGTTGAGGACAGCATTTATATAGCTTATGGACCTAATGGGAAGGCAATTGGAGAGGGGTTTGTTGAGTTTAGGAATGAAGCTGATTATAAAGCAGCTTTGTGTCATCATAAACAGTACATAGGGAATCGCTTCATTCAGGTACATCCAATTACTAAAAAGGCAATGTTAGAAAAAATAGATGTGATTCGTAAAAGATTGCAGAACTTCAGCTATGACCAGAGAGAAATCTTGATGAATGCTGAGGGAGAATCAGGCTTGCCAAAACTGTGTGCACATATATCTAATATTCCATACAATAtaacaaaaattgaaatacttCAATTTCTAGAGGGACTTGCAGTAGAAGAAAACTCTGTACAAATTCTCGTTGATAATAATGGGCAAGGTTTAGGACAAGCACTGGTTCAGTTTAAAGCTGAAGATGATGCTCGTAAGGCAGAGCGCTTGCACCGTAAAAAACTGAATGGAAGAGATGTTAATTTGCGTTTGATAACTGTAGAAGAAATGAGAGATATTGAGAGAAACCCACCATCTCAAGggaagaaaatcctgaaaatccCGATGCAGGGCAGTGCGGCTGTGCCAGGAGCGCAGGGGCCTGCTGGGGATGAGCATGCTTTCTTGGGGGGAAATGCTAAAGAAGCAAATAATGGTCCTCCGTTCAATTTCCCTGGGAACTTCAGCGGCTCTGGCACATTTGGTCCCCCTTTACCACCACCTGGAATAGGTGGCTTTCCTGATTCTAGACCAGGAATACCTACAGTTGCAGCTAGTGGTTTACCTGGTGCAAGTATTGAGGTACCAGGTTTTGCAGGTGGTCCTGCTAATTTGAGCGGACCAGCAGGTTTTGCAGGGGGTCCTCAGACATTTGGTAATGGTCCTGGCAATTTAGGTGGGCCCCCTGCCTTTGGTGCTGGTCCTCCAGCAATTGCTAGCGGTCTTGGACATTTAAGTGGACCTCCAGGGTTTGGACCCGGACCAGGAAACATACATATTGGTGGACCCCCAGGTTTTGGAACAGGGTCTGGGAAGCCAGGGCCAACTGTCATTAAAGTGCAGAATATGCCCTTTACTGTTTCGGTGGATGaaattttggatttcttttatGGTTACCAAGTGATCCCTGGTTCAGTGTGtttaaaatacaatgaaaaagGTATGCCCACTGGAGAAGCAATGGTTGCATTTGAGTCTCGTGATGAAGCTATGGCAGCTGTTGTTGATTTAAATGACAGGCCTATAGGTTCCAGAAAAGTAAAACTTGTATTAGGGTAG